The following coding sequences lie in one Mucilaginibacter sp. KACC 22773 genomic window:
- a CDS encoding FecR family protein, with translation MSRNDIAKLLARYLEGQTTPTENELLEHWLEYNDLSNNWKRMDEASREEWLNSLFTDIENRISSTAKVTKQPEIGSLVKWAAMAAVALIFLTLTSRTLLIKNEQVKQTSAQLKIPLKENQNIVLNDGSKVWANSGATLRYQENFNVKTREVFLTGEAYFDVKHQPSKPFLVHTGKIDVTVLGTAFNIKSDGGSNKVIITVTRGRVKVTEGNKLIGFLTPNQQVIYNTASNQYSQTVINAAEVIKWLEKDMNFNNVTFGQAAEELQERFKITIRFQNDKVKGSIFSGTAPRGNDLEDILNVLCAFNHAGYKKEADGSILIFENNVR, from the coding sequence ATGAGTCGTAATGATATCGCAAAATTATTAGCACGTTACCTTGAAGGACAAACCACGCCGACTGAAAACGAACTGTTGGAGCATTGGCTGGAGTATAATGATCTTAGCAATAATTGGAAAAGGATGGATGAGGCCTCTCGAGAAGAATGGTTGAACTCCTTATTTACAGACATTGAAAACCGTATTTCATCTACAGCAAAAGTTACTAAACAACCGGAAATAGGTTCCTTAGTAAAGTGGGCGGCCATGGCTGCCGTTGCGCTTATTTTTCTTACTTTAACCTCCAGGACGCTATTAATTAAAAACGAGCAGGTAAAACAAACATCAGCTCAACTCAAAATCCCCTTAAAAGAAAACCAGAACATAGTTCTTAATGATGGAAGCAAGGTTTGGGCTAATTCAGGTGCTACTTTGCGGTATCAGGAAAACTTCAACGTGAAAACCCGTGAGGTTTTTTTAACTGGAGAAGCATACTTTGATGTTAAACATCAGCCTTCAAAACCATTTTTGGTCCACACCGGTAAAATTGATGTTACCGTTTTAGGAACCGCCTTCAATATAAAATCAGATGGCGGTTCAAATAAAGTAATAATAACAGTTACCAGGGGAAGGGTTAAAGTGACCGAAGGAAATAAACTCATCGGTTTTCTAACCCCTAATCAACAGGTTATTTATAACACGGCCAGTAATCAGTATAGCCAAACCGTTATTAACGCTGCAGAAGTGATAAAGTGGTTGGAAAAGGATATGAATTTCAACAACGTAACATTTGGCCAGGCGGCAGAAGAGTTGCAGGAAAGATTCAAAATCACTATCCGATTTCAAAATGACAAGGTAAAGGGCTCCATTTTTTCAGGTACTGCGCCAAGAGGAAATGATTTAGAAGATATACTCAACGTTTTGTGTGCTTTTAATCATGCAGGGTATAAAAAAGAAGCGGATGGCAGCATCTTAATTTTTGAAAACAATGTTAGATAA
- a CDS encoding IS1182 family transposase gives MAIRQPVFKHYDQQQILAIPPTLEELIPQSHPVRVVNEVINKINIEPLLKAYHIRGSSSYHPQLLLKVLVYGYVTNIYSSRKLATACQESIYFMWLSSMSYPDHNTINRFRGVRLKNALRNVFEDVVKLLADEGLLSIDEINTDGTKIEANANKYTFVWKKSIQTNKEKMKKQLTEIWQYAQQIAADEDKMPEPPDFTEIDSQKVKATIDQLNEKLSGKENTDKKMKAKLQYVTKNYPVNIAKYEQQEAILEERNSYSKTDPDATFMRMKEDHMKNGQLKPGYNVQISTSNQFIVNYTIHPNPTDTTTFPAHIAQHETSFGKAPKVVTADAGYGSEENYTLLEEKQAIAFVKYGMFDKEQHENHNSKFPFASDKLFYNQEKDCYICPIGQQMDFIGNYIRKTSTGFEQHVKRYQARNCSNCPLNGACHKSKHNRIIEINENLKRQKQKAYLLLNSEEGIERRKKRCFDVEPVFGNIKQNHGFRRFMLRGKEKVAIEWGLLSIAQNLRKKAA, from the coding sequence ATGGCAATTAGGCAACCTGTTTTCAAACATTATGATCAGCAGCAAATATTAGCTATTCCTCCAACCCTGGAGGAGCTAATCCCTCAATCCCACCCGGTTAGAGTTGTAAATGAGGTAATTAACAAGATCAATATTGAACCTCTATTAAAAGCTTACCATATCAGGGGAAGTTCCAGTTATCACCCTCAGTTGTTGCTGAAGGTATTGGTTTATGGCTATGTGACCAATATTTATTCCAGCCGTAAATTGGCGACCGCCTGCCAGGAAAGCATCTACTTTATGTGGTTGAGCTCAATGAGCTACCCCGACCATAATACGATTAACAGGTTTAGGGGTGTTCGGTTAAAGAATGCGTTGCGTAACGTGTTTGAAGATGTGGTAAAGCTATTGGCTGATGAAGGGTTGCTAAGTATTGATGAGATCAATACGGATGGAACAAAGATTGAAGCCAATGCGAACAAGTACACCTTTGTCTGGAAAAAATCAATCCAGACGAACAAGGAAAAAATGAAAAAACAACTGACCGAGATCTGGCAGTATGCACAGCAGATCGCTGCCGATGAGGACAAAATGCCTGAACCGCCTGATTTCACAGAGATCGACAGTCAGAAGGTAAAGGCAACGATAGATCAGCTCAATGAAAAACTATCCGGTAAAGAGAACACCGATAAGAAGATGAAGGCTAAGCTTCAATATGTGACTAAGAACTATCCCGTAAACATTGCTAAATACGAGCAGCAGGAAGCTATACTGGAAGAAAGGAACAGCTACAGTAAAACAGATCCTGACGCTACCTTCATGCGCATGAAAGAAGACCACATGAAAAATGGCCAGTTAAAGCCGGGCTATAATGTGCAAATCTCCACCTCCAATCAATTCATTGTTAATTATACCATTCATCCCAATCCTACAGATACCACTACGTTTCCGGCACATATAGCGCAGCATGAAACCAGTTTCGGCAAGGCCCCTAAAGTAGTTACCGCAGATGCGGGGTATGGATCAGAAGAAAATTACACACTGCTTGAAGAAAAACAGGCCATCGCTTTTGTAAAGTATGGCATGTTTGATAAAGAGCAGCATGAAAACCACAACAGTAAGTTTCCGTTTGCTTCGGATAAGCTTTTTTATAACCAGGAAAAGGATTGTTATATCTGCCCGATAGGCCAGCAGATGGATTTCATTGGAAATTACATCAGGAAAACCAGTACCGGGTTTGAACAGCATGTAAAAAGATACCAGGCAAGAAATTGCAGCAATTGTCCGCTGAACGGTGCCTGTCATAAATCAAAACACAACCGGATCATTGAAATCAATGAAAATCTGAAGCGGCAGAAACAAAAGGCTTATCTACTGCTAAACAGCGAAGAGGGTATAGAACGGCGAAAGAAACGGTGTTTCGACGTCGAACCCGTATTCGGAAATATCAAACAGAACCATGGGTTCCGCCGCTTCATGCTCCGCGGTAAAGAAAAAGTCGCCATTGAATGGGGTTTACTTTCAATCGCTCAAAATCTAAGAAAAAAAGCAGCCTAA
- a CDS encoding outer membrane beta-barrel family protein, producing the protein MQKQQQDVVASENKCSVITAKQILLIGIVIVILNLVNFQPLYALPVTEQSISNTKVTITLNHETMESAFKKIESQTPFRFYYRKSYVDQFNNLNMVTVTITVEKLLNVLLENTTLSFRLMNKNILLEPKDIQTSYEISGHLVDIKHNPIEFATISIRKPDDTKIIQSVVSAADGSFKLSVKNKGEYIADIKSIGLDGISVSVIVGDKTSVQLPEITLNATTKVLQEVNVIAKKPIIELRSDRMLFNVGNSINGVGEDALQVLKRAPGVSVSNSDIVSLKGNSGVQIMINGRSTYLGGGDLASVLKNIPAANIDQIEIISNPSSKFDAAGTAGIINIKLKKNKNFGFNGTLNLNGTQGYTSKFNGGIDGNYRSEKLNVYGSYSYDDGIYKTKTSILRSQEVNGTSAKFDQHSDEFDGNKSHSYKAGLDYFIDNRNTLGVLFNGSNGHNNDNISGNTIISNGSGNIDSILTAKNNRLIKRNNYNYNLNYQYADTSGKTFTSNFNYILLDRKELSLQPNQYTNSAGNSLADPLIYFINAPTKINVYAANIDYEQKLFKGTFGTGAKFSSVESKNDFNSYNVIDGLNVINPALTNFFNYNEKVSAAYINYNFTVKKWTYQAGLRGEQTSSDGRLTTLTANGNEVVRRSYLNLFPTASIAFKQNDNHSFSLSYSRRIQRPNYQNLNPFQIRMDELTFFQGNPFLKPEYSDSFQLAYAWQQYLIASVGYMETTNVVSPITDSTSNNRIISSYQNIGKNRSVTVSLSTSLDINKWWSLFINTNLYYQNYKGNLPNGVVNNSITTFSANGSSTFKITHSLSSELSFFYRTPEVYGVLKNSSVGEIDLGAKQSLFNDRASLRLSFSDIFHMLKLTSRSYYSGLNLISTQQPESQVFKIGFSYKFGRSQIKGARSRAKGAEDESGRLH; encoded by the coding sequence ATGCAAAAACAACAACAGGATGTTGTAGCATCTGAAAATAAATGTTCAGTGATTACCGCGAAACAGATATTGCTAATAGGCATAGTGATAGTAATTCTGAATTTAGTAAATTTTCAGCCACTTTACGCGTTGCCCGTAACGGAACAAAGTATTTCCAACACGAAGGTTACTATAACCCTAAATCATGAAACTATGGAAAGCGCTTTCAAGAAAATTGAAAGTCAAACACCGTTTCGATTTTATTACAGAAAGTCATACGTTGATCAATTTAACAACCTTAATATGGTTACGGTTACAATAACTGTAGAAAAGCTCTTAAATGTATTGCTTGAAAACACCACATTGTCCTTCCGTTTAATGAATAAAAATATTTTACTGGAACCAAAGGATATCCAAACCAGTTATGAAATCTCAGGGCACTTAGTTGATATTAAACATAATCCAATTGAGTTCGCTACCATCAGTATAAGAAAGCCTGACGATACCAAAATAATTCAATCGGTAGTTTCGGCGGCCGACGGAAGCTTTAAACTTTCTGTAAAAAATAAGGGTGAATATATTGCTGATATTAAATCAATCGGCCTTGACGGCATATCGGTATCGGTTATCGTGGGCGATAAGACATCTGTTCAACTGCCTGAAATTACACTTAATGCCACGACCAAGGTTTTACAAGAAGTTAACGTTATTGCTAAAAAACCAATTATTGAACTAAGAAGTGACCGTATGCTTTTCAATGTTGGCAATAGCATCAACGGAGTTGGAGAAGATGCCTTACAGGTTCTTAAAAGGGCTCCCGGGGTTTCGGTATCTAACAGCGATATTGTTTCATTGAAAGGAAATTCAGGTGTTCAAATCATGATAAATGGCCGCTCAACATATTTGGGAGGAGGAGATCTGGCAAGTGTTCTGAAAAATATTCCTGCAGCCAATATTGATCAAATTGAAATTATAAGTAATCCTTCATCTAAGTTTGATGCCGCCGGAACAGCTGGTATTATCAATATTAAATTGAAGAAAAATAAAAACTTTGGCTTCAACGGCACTTTAAACTTGAATGGCACTCAGGGATATACATCTAAATTTAATGGTGGAATAGATGGGAATTACCGATCTGAGAAGTTGAACGTGTACGGCAGTTACAGTTATGACGATGGGATATATAAAACGAAAACCTCTATACTTAGAAGCCAGGAAGTAAATGGAACATCAGCAAAATTTGATCAGCATTCTGATGAGTTCGACGGTAATAAGAGTCATTCGTATAAAGCCGGATTGGATTATTTTATTGATAATAGAAACACGTTGGGGGTTCTTTTTAATGGGTCCAATGGGCATAATAATGATAATATTTCCGGTAATACGATTATTTCTAATGGCTCAGGAAATATCGACTCCATATTAACTGCTAAAAACAACAGGCTGATCAAAAGAAATAACTATAATTATAACCTTAATTATCAATATGCAGATACAAGCGGTAAAACGTTCACCAGCAACTTTAACTATATACTGCTAGACAGAAAGGAATTAAGTTTGCAGCCTAACCAATATACCAACTCGGCAGGTAACAGTCTTGCCGACCCTTTAATATATTTTATAAATGCGCCAACTAAAATTAATGTTTATGCCGCCAATATAGATTATGAGCAAAAATTGTTTAAAGGAACATTTGGAACTGGAGCAAAGTTTAGCTCTGTTGAATCTAAAAATGATTTCAACAGCTATAACGTTATTGACGGGCTGAATGTGATCAACCCCGCACTTACCAATTTTTTTAACTACAATGAAAAGGTTAGCGCCGCATATATCAATTACAATTTTACTGTAAAAAAGTGGACATATCAGGCTGGATTGAGAGGAGAGCAAACATCTTCGGATGGAAGACTTACAACGCTGACTGCCAATGGTAACGAGGTTGTGAGGCGTAGCTATTTAAATTTGTTTCCTACCGCTTCAATTGCATTTAAGCAAAATGATAACCATAGTTTTAGTTTGAGTTACAGCAGAAGAATTCAACGCCCCAATTATCAAAATCTTAACCCTTTTCAAATCCGTATGGACGAGCTGACCTTTTTTCAGGGAAATCCCTTTCTGAAACCTGAGTACTCCGATAGCTTTCAATTAGCTTACGCCTGGCAACAGTATTTGATTGCATCGGTAGGCTATATGGAAACAACAAACGTAGTTTCGCCGATAACAGATAGCACAAGCAATAACAGAATCATTTCCAGTTATCAGAACATTGGGAAAAACCGCAGTGTAACAGTTAGTTTATCTACTTCTCTTGATATTAACAAGTGGTGGAGCTTATTTATTAATACTAATTTATATTATCAAAACTATAAAGGAAATTTGCCCAATGGAGTGGTGAATAACAGCATAACTACGTTTAGTGCAAATGGTTCATCTACATTTAAAATTACACATTCCCTTTCAAGCGAATTGTCATTTTTTTACCGTACACCAGAAGTTTATGGAGTACTCAAAAATTCAAGCGTCGGAGAAATAGATCTCGGCGCGAAACAATCTCTGTTCAATGATAGGGCCAGCTTACGGCTTTCGTTCAGCGATATATTTCATATGCTTAAATTAACCAGCCGGAGTTACTACTCAGGCTTAAATTTAATATCAACGCAACAGCCCGAATCTCAGGTATTTAAGATAGGATTTTCTTATAAATTTGGCCGGTCTCAGATAAAAGGTGCGAGGAGCAGAGCAAAAGGTGCTGAAGACGAAAGTGGAAGGTTGCACTAA
- a CDS encoding ABC-F family ATP-binding cassette domain-containing protein, producing the protein MINVNNISVSFGGTTLFSDVTFSINENDKIALMGKNGAGKSTILKIIAGAAKPTSGNVTGPKDAVIAYLPQHLLTHDNVTVFEETMKAFEEANQMQKELDELNEQLTIRTDYDSDDYMKLIERVSELSEKFYSQEEVNYDAEVEKVLKGLGFERKDFTRQTSEFSGGWRMRIELAKILLKKPDLILLDEPTNHMDIDSIQWLEDFLINSAKAVMVISHDRAFVDNVSNRTIEVTMGRIYDYKAKYSHYLQLRADRRIHQLKAYEEQQRFIADNQEFIDRFRGTYSKTLQVQSRVKMLEKLEIIEIDEVDTSALRLKFPPSPRSGQYPVMVEELTKTYGDHVVFEKAAMVIERGEKVAFVGKNGEGKSTMIKAIMGEIDFEGILKVGHNAKIGYFAQNQASLLDESLTVFETIDQIPLSDGTIKIKDLLGAFMFSGDDTTKKVKVLSGGEKTRLAMIKLLLEPVNVLILDEPTNHLDMKTKDIIKDALRDFDGTLILVSHDRDFLDGLVKKVFEFGNKRVREHFEDIKGFLAYKKMDSLKQIEQS; encoded by the coding sequence GTGATTAATGTTAACAACATCTCCGTTTCATTTGGCGGAACCACCTTATTCAGCGATGTAACCTTCTCCATAAACGAGAACGATAAGATTGCCCTGATGGGCAAGAACGGCGCAGGCAAGTCGACCATCCTCAAAATCATTGCCGGTGCGGCCAAACCTACTTCAGGCAACGTAACCGGCCCGAAAGACGCCGTGATAGCATACCTGCCCCAGCATTTGCTCACCCACGATAATGTTACCGTTTTTGAAGAAACAATGAAAGCCTTTGAAGAGGCTAACCAGATGCAAAAAGAGCTCGACGAATTGAACGAGCAGCTCACTATCCGTACCGATTATGATAGCGATGATTACATGAAGCTGATTGAGCGGGTATCGGAACTGAGCGAGAAATTTTACTCGCAGGAGGAGGTCAATTATGATGCAGAGGTAGAGAAGGTGTTAAAAGGCTTAGGTTTTGAACGTAAAGACTTTACCCGCCAAACTTCCGAGTTTTCGGGTGGTTGGCGCATGCGTATCGAGCTGGCCAAAATTCTTTTAAAGAAACCGGACCTGATCTTGCTTGATGAGCCTACAAACCATATGGATATAGACAGTATACAATGGTTGGAAGATTTCCTGATCAACTCGGCAAAGGCGGTTATGGTGATATCTCACGACCGTGCTTTTGTAGATAATGTTTCCAACCGTACCATCGAGGTAACGATGGGCAGAATATACGATTATAAGGCCAAATACAGTCATTATCTGCAGTTACGTGCCGACCGCCGCATACATCAATTGAAGGCCTACGAGGAACAACAGCGTTTTATTGCCGATAACCAGGAATTTATAGACCGGTTCAGAGGGACTTACTCCAAAACATTGCAGGTGCAATCGCGCGTAAAGATGCTCGAAAAGCTGGAGATCATCGAGATTGATGAAGTAGATACTTCGGCCTTACGATTGAAATTTCCACCATCGCCACGTTCTGGCCAATATCCGGTGATGGTTGAAGAGCTTACAAAAACCTATGGCGATCATGTTGTATTTGAAAAGGCGGCTATGGTTATTGAGCGAGGCGAAAAAGTGGCCTTTGTTGGCAAAAACGGCGAAGGCAAATCGACCATGATCAAAGCCATTATGGGCGAGATTGATTTTGAAGGAATATTAAAAGTAGGCCACAATGCAAAGATCGGGTACTTTGCCCAAAACCAGGCGTCGCTGTTAGACGAAAGTTTAACCGTATTTGAAACCATCGACCAGATTCCGCTAAGTGATGGCACAATAAAGATTAAAGATTTGTTGGGAGCATTTATGTTTAGTGGCGACGATACCACAAAAAAGGTAAAAGTACTTTCGGGCGGCGAAAAAACGCGCCTGGCCATGATCAAACTGCTGCTGGAGCCTGTAAATGTACTGATACTGGATGAGCCAACTAACCACTTGGATATGAAGACCAAGGATATTATCAAAGATGCCCTGAGGGATTTTGATGGAACCCTGATTTTGGTATCACATGACAGGGATTTCCTGGACGGGCTGGTAAAAAAAGTATTCGAGTTTGGTAATAAACGCGTCCGCGAACATTTTGAGGACATCAAGGGATTTTTAGCTTACAAGAAAATGGATAGCTTAAAACAAATAGAACAAAGCTAA
- a CDS encoding GxGYxYP domain-containing protein, with amino-acid sequence MKRPIKMLRIKVVCFLLFYLFSTPSIGQVKWPANQLLPSFPASAKVQDFITLRENSPYSSAEMYLFASLKGIVNRTKPRIFSYEGDAFAEGPYTWLQSLGLSWSEPADKWDLIAKYRSEISGVIVYDPAQEHTINLATVLAKSKGALIASPLLLAKLTAAPYNLPVLLDLQGKFSSKLEVYQSLYDTYWPNIDHRLLIGLNPNAHKAALREYAVALGAAVIWLDPEVAGESELLNKFLSSMSPGAIFMGWWPQEGPGVQRASKYGISTVASDWCANLTVHSGTSRNVKIKPIPPKPTLKNKIYVAFILSDGDNLQFTEHLMRKLWNNPDRGAVPMGWTVSPAMLDAMPGALNYYWQTSTSNDNLISGPSGYGYTYPNTWTDENLLKQFVAKTEDYNARAGLRVITIWNTITGGINPNVGNAYASQAKSLLGVTAQNTGGGLTIYNDSLPGMALTCNYCTNEQAMKDHIARAAAGWDKTSPRFMIIQAQPWQGVTPTSFKNVANSLNEDYVIVRPDHLFQLIREDKGISINPK; translated from the coding sequence ATGAAAAGGCCGATCAAAATGCTTAGAATTAAAGTAGTATGCTTTCTGTTGTTTTATTTGTTTAGTACGCCATCCATAGGCCAGGTCAAATGGCCTGCTAATCAGCTGCTTCCGTCTTTCCCGGCATCAGCAAAGGTTCAGGATTTTATTACACTCCGTGAAAATTCTCCTTACTCTTCAGCAGAAATGTACCTGTTTGCTTCGTTAAAGGGCATCGTAAACAGGACTAAACCACGTATATTCTCCTATGAGGGCGATGCTTTCGCCGAAGGGCCGTATACCTGGCTACAGTCCCTGGGTTTAAGCTGGTCTGAACCTGCAGACAAATGGGATTTGATTGCTAAATACCGGAGCGAAATTTCAGGTGTGATTGTTTATGATCCCGCGCAGGAACATACAATTAACCTGGCCACGGTACTCGCAAAAAGCAAAGGCGCGCTGATTGCCTCGCCGTTGTTGCTGGCCAAATTAACTGCTGCTCCTTATAATTTGCCGGTGTTACTTGATTTGCAGGGCAAATTCAGCAGTAAGCTGGAAGTTTATCAATCGCTATATGATACTTATTGGCCAAATATTGATCACCGTTTGTTAATCGGACTAAATCCTAATGCGCATAAAGCCGCCCTTCGCGAATATGCGGTAGCCTTGGGCGCTGCCGTAATATGGCTCGATCCTGAGGTAGCCGGCGAAAGTGAATTGCTAAACAAATTTCTATCCTCAATGTCTCCCGGGGCTATCTTTATGGGCTGGTGGCCACAGGAAGGACCAGGGGTGCAAAGGGCCTCAAAGTATGGTATTTCAACCGTTGCAAGTGATTGGTGTGCTAACCTAACGGTACACAGTGGTACTTCCAGAAATGTAAAAATAAAACCAATCCCTCCCAAACCGACGCTCAAAAACAAGATATATGTAGCATTTATATTGAGTGATGGAGACAATTTACAATTTACAGAGCATTTGATGCGCAAACTTTGGAATAATCCGGACCGGGGCGCTGTTCCAATGGGATGGACGGTGTCGCCTGCTATGCTGGATGCAATGCCTGGGGCTCTTAATTATTATTGGCAAACTTCCACCAGCAATGATAACCTGATTTCGGGCCCCTCCGGCTATGGTTATACTTACCCTAATACCTGGACAGATGAAAACTTGCTAAAGCAGTTTGTTGCTAAAACGGAGGATTATAACGCCCGTGCCGGTTTAAGGGTAATCACCATTTGGAATACGATTACAGGTGGTATTAATCCTAATGTCGGGAATGCCTATGCCAGCCAGGCAAAATCGTTGCTTGGCGTAACTGCCCAGAACACAGGAGGCGGGCTTACTATTTATAACGACAGCCTACCAGGAATGGCACTTACCTGTAACTACTGCACAAATGAACAGGCAATGAAAGATCATATAGCCCGGGCTGCCGCCGGTTGGGACAAAACCTCGCCGCGTTTCATGATTATACAGGCGCAACCCTGGCAGGGTGTAACGCCAACAAGTTTTAAAAACGTGGCTAATTCACTTAATGAAGATTATGTCATCGTGCGCCCAGATCACCTTTTTCAGCTTATTCGCGAGGACAAGGGTATCTCAATTAATCCTAAATAA